One genomic segment of Pseudomonas fortuita includes these proteins:
- a CDS encoding class II glutamine amidotransferase translates to MCGIVGLYLKKPELEGQLGKLFEPMLQAMTDRGPDSAGFAIYGDEVAEGWVKLTLQATDTNYPWTTLLGQLEGHLGCSLDWYQNASAAVLKVHTDEAAARGALAELAPDVRIMSAGQSIEILKGMGLPAEISSRFGLAGMKGSHIIGHTRMATESAVTMEGSHPFSTGADLCLVHNGSLSNHFRLRQVLKREGISFETDNDTEVAAGYLTWRLQQGDSLAQALDGALEDLDGFFTFAIGTRNGFAVIRDPIACKPAVLAETEDYVAMASEYQALAGLPGIEHAKVWEPAPATLYVWERESA, encoded by the coding sequence ATGTGTGGAATCGTAGGTCTGTACCTGAAAAAGCCCGAGCTGGAAGGCCAGCTAGGCAAGCTGTTCGAACCCATGCTCCAAGCCATGACCGACCGTGGGCCGGACAGCGCCGGCTTTGCCATCTACGGCGATGAAGTGGCCGAAGGCTGGGTCAAGCTGACCCTGCAAGCGACTGACACCAACTACCCCTGGACCACCCTGCTGGGCCAGCTGGAAGGGCACCTGGGTTGCTCGCTGGACTGGTACCAGAACGCCAGCGCCGCTGTGCTCAAAGTGCACACAGATGAGGCCGCAGCCCGCGGCGCCTTGGCCGAGCTAGCGCCCGATGTGCGCATCATGAGCGCCGGGCAGAGCATCGAAATCCTCAAGGGCATGGGCCTGCCGGCGGAAATATCCAGTCGCTTCGGCCTGGCCGGCATGAAGGGCAGCCACATCATCGGCCACACCCGCATGGCCACCGAAAGCGCCGTGACCATGGAGGGCAGTCACCCGTTCTCCACCGGCGCCGACCTGTGCCTGGTGCACAACGGCTCGCTCTCCAACCACTTCCGCTTGCGCCAGGTACTCAAGCGCGAAGGCATCAGCTTCGAGACCGATAACGACACCGAAGTGGCCGCCGGCTACCTGACCTGGCGGCTACAGCAGGGCGACAGCCTGGCCCAGGCCCTGGATGGCGCGCTGGAAGACCTGGACGGCTTCTTCACGTTTGCCATCGGCACCCGCAACGGCTTTGCCGTGATCCGTGACCCGATTGCCTGCAAGCCGGCGGTGCTGGCCGAGACCGAAGACTACGTGGCCATGGCCTCGGAATACCAGGCACTGGCCGGCCTGCCCGGCATCGAGCACGCCAAGGTCTGGGAACCGGCGCCGGCCACCCTGTACGTCTGGGAGCGCGAAAGCGCCTGA
- a CDS encoding LysE family translocator produces MAISVLTAFWAVSMLFVITPGADWAYAISAGMRGRWVMPAVAGMLSGHCLATLVVAAGVGSLLAGHPLALTLLTLAGCSYLLWLGGNLLLSPALPAAGQGGAGDSGSRWALKGFCVSGLNPKVFLLFLALLPQFTDPQSNWPVPLQILLLGLVHLCSSLVIYSLVGYGAKAVLSTRPGAAKLVGRVSGVAMITVALGLIAGQIN; encoded by the coding sequence GTGGCTATCAGTGTGCTGACGGCGTTTTGGGCCGTGTCGATGCTGTTCGTGATTACCCCGGGCGCAGATTGGGCTTACGCCATTTCGGCAGGCATGCGTGGGCGCTGGGTAATGCCCGCGGTGGCGGGCATGTTGTCGGGGCATTGCCTGGCGACGCTGGTGGTGGCGGCCGGGGTAGGCAGCCTGCTGGCAGGCCACCCATTGGCACTGACCTTGCTCACCCTGGCGGGGTGCAGCTACCTGCTTTGGCTGGGTGGTAACCTGTTGTTGAGCCCGGCATTGCCGGCAGCCGGGCAGGGCGGTGCGGGGGATTCGGGTTCGCGCTGGGCGTTGAAGGGCTTTTGCGTCAGCGGCCTGAACCCGAAGGTTTTCCTGCTGTTCCTGGCTTTGCTGCCGCAGTTCACCGACCCTCAGTCGAACTGGCCAGTGCCGTTGCAGATCTTGCTGCTGGGGCTGGTGCACCTGTGCAGCTCGCTGGTGATCTACTCACTGGTCGGCTATGGCGCCAAAGCCGTGTTGAGTACCCGGCCGGGGGCGGCGAAGCTGGTCGGGCGGGTGTCGGGGGTGGCGATGATTACGGTGGCCCTGGGCTTGATTGCCGGGCAAATCAACTGA
- a CDS encoding PAS domain-containing protein, whose amino-acid sequence MHQLPPDEMIRLALQKSQARLHKQHQLVVEYGVSSLRSTSLDTLLTQACTVVAKGMHTRFAKVLMPLPGSDDFLLTHGVGWDPSDIGHAKVGGDVASPAGYALSTYRPVLSNHLGQEQRFRTPDLLKKYGIERAINVPIRGALQPFGVLEADSTEGDDFIESDLVFLEGISNVISMAVERLANGADEQLPDRYSESMLNASPDCVKILTTHGDIEFMNDAGMYLMHISELAEVRGKPWTQLWPDDSKPVVRDAMARSVAGESARFEAYCPTAGDEPRWWDVTIAPILSAEGRVDRLIAVSRDITERHQHEAQLLSLIAVQNTKLSDSDLYLEEIHHRVKNSLHLVNTLLQLQANLSADEAVKVQLQTAASRVLTIASVHERLYQTAETQGVLASEYLGALLSDLGSALAERKIVLNADAFILPPQRMAPLGLVISELITNALKYGKGTIGVSVQNAGDHAVITVRDEGEGFPESYPEPSGTGLGMRLVKSYSGYGADAITLDRLAENSTICVKFKL is encoded by the coding sequence ATGCATCAACTGCCTCCCGATGAAATGATCAGGCTTGCACTGCAGAAGTCACAGGCCCGTTTACACAAGCAGCATCAGTTGGTGGTGGAGTATGGCGTGTCGTCGCTCAGGTCGACGAGTCTCGATACTTTGCTCACGCAGGCTTGTACCGTTGTGGCCAAAGGCATGCACACGCGTTTTGCCAAGGTGTTGATGCCATTGCCTGGCAGCGATGATTTTTTGCTGACCCACGGTGTCGGTTGGGATCCCTCTGATATCGGCCACGCCAAGGTCGGTGGCGATGTGGCCAGTCCGGCGGGTTATGCCCTCTCTACGTACCGCCCGGTGCTCTCCAACCATCTGGGCCAGGAGCAGCGCTTCCGCACGCCGGATCTGTTGAAAAAGTATGGCATCGAACGCGCCATCAACGTGCCCATCCGGGGGGCGCTACAGCCGTTTGGTGTGCTGGAGGCGGACAGCACCGAGGGTGACGATTTCATCGAAAGCGACCTGGTGTTCCTCGAAGGTATCTCCAACGTCATCTCCATGGCCGTGGAACGCCTGGCAAATGGGGCAGATGAGCAGCTACCGGATCGCTATTCGGAAAGCATGCTCAATGCCAGCCCCGATTGCGTAAAGATCCTCACCACGCATGGCGATATCGAATTCATGAATGATGCCGGAATGTACCTCATGCACATAAGCGAGCTGGCAGAGGTGCGCGGCAAACCCTGGACCCAGCTGTGGCCTGACGACTCCAAACCCGTCGTGCGTGATGCCATGGCGCGGTCCGTGGCCGGTGAATCGGCGAGGTTTGAGGCCTATTGCCCCACGGCCGGCGATGAGCCGAGATGGTGGGATGTAACCATTGCGCCCATTCTGAGTGCCGAGGGCAGGGTGGACAGGCTGATCGCAGTGTCGCGGGACATCACCGAGCGGCACCAGCACGAGGCTCAGTTGCTGTCCCTGATTGCTGTGCAAAACACCAAGCTGAGCGACAGCGATCTCTATCTTGAAGAGATTCACCATCGGGTAAAGAACAGCCTGCACCTGGTGAACACTTTGCTCCAGCTTCAGGCCAACCTGTCGGCGGATGAGGCGGTCAAGGTCCAGCTGCAGACGGCAGCGAGCCGCGTGCTGACGATTGCCAGTGTGCATGAGCGCCTCTATCAGACTGCAGAAACCCAGGGCGTCCTGGCATCGGAGTATCTTGGCGCCTTGTTGAGTGACCTGGGGTCGGCGCTGGCTGAACGTAAGATCGTGCTCAACGCCGATGCTTTCATTCTCCCCCCACAGCGGATGGCGCCGTTGGGCCTGGTCATTTCCGAGCTGATCACCAATGCCCTCAAGTATGGCAAGGGCACGATTGGGGTGAGCGTCCAGAACGCAGGCGACCATGCTGTGATTACAGTAAGGGACGAGGGGGAGGGCTTTCCGGAGTCTTATCCCGAACCAAGCGGAACAGGCTTGGGTATGCGGCTGGTGAAAAGCTATTCAGGGTATGGAGCTGATGCAATCACGCTGGATCGGCTAGCCGAAAACAGTACGATTTGCGTGAAGTTCAAGCTGTAG
- the glnT gene encoding type III glutamate--ammonia ligase, with the protein MLPAETQRTLDQHGIKYVLAQFVDIHGSAKTKSVPVSGLKMVAEEGAGFAGFAICGMGMEPHGPDFMARGDLSTLVPVPWQPGYGRVVCVGHVNGQPWPYDSRYVLQQQVQRLAEKGWTLNTGLEPEFSLFRRDEGGKLQLVDASDNLDKPCYDYKGLSRSRLFLERLTEALQPVGFDIYQIDHEDANGQFEINYTYSDAMESADRFTFFRMAAGEIANDLGMICSFMPKPDPKRAGNGMHFHLSLASSTHKNLFHDPSDSSGMGLSKLAYHFAAGLMAHGAALCAFAAPTVNSYKRLVVGRSLSGSTWAPAFVAWGANNRSAMVRIPYGRLEFRLPDAGCNPYLVTAAIIAAGLDGIDRQLDPGEMCNENLYNLSLEEIAARGIKTLPQSLKEAVDALEADPLFREVLGAGIVDEFIKLKRMEWVEYCRHVSDWEIQRYTEFF; encoded by the coding sequence ATGTTGCCAGCAGAAACCCAGCGCACCCTCGACCAGCACGGCATCAAGTACGTGCTGGCGCAGTTCGTCGATATCCATGGCTCGGCGAAGACCAAATCGGTGCCGGTATCGGGCCTGAAGATGGTAGCCGAGGAGGGCGCCGGCTTTGCCGGGTTCGCCATCTGCGGCATGGGCATGGAGCCGCACGGCCCGGACTTCATGGCCCGCGGCGATCTGTCCACACTGGTTCCGGTGCCGTGGCAGCCAGGCTATGGCCGGGTGGTGTGCGTGGGCCATGTCAACGGCCAGCCTTGGCCCTATGACAGCCGCTACGTATTGCAGCAGCAGGTGCAGCGCCTGGCCGAGAAGGGCTGGACCCTGAACACCGGCCTTGAGCCCGAGTTCAGCCTGTTCCGCCGCGACGAAGGCGGCAAGCTGCAACTGGTTGACGCCTCCGACAACCTCGACAAGCCCTGCTACGACTACAAGGGCCTGTCGCGCTCGCGGCTGTTCCTCGAACGCCTGACCGAGGCGCTGCAGCCGGTGGGCTTCGACATCTACCAGATTGACCACGAAGACGCCAATGGCCAGTTCGAGATCAACTACACCTACAGCGACGCCATGGAGTCGGCCGACCGCTTCACCTTCTTCCGCATGGCTGCCGGTGAGATCGCCAACGACCTGGGCATGATCTGCTCGTTCATGCCCAAGCCTGACCCCAAGCGCGCCGGCAACGGCATGCACTTTCACCTGTCGCTGGCCAGCAGCACCCACAAGAACCTGTTCCACGACCCGTCCGACAGCAGCGGCATGGGCCTGTCAAAGCTGGCCTATCACTTTGCTGCAGGGCTCATGGCCCACGGCGCGGCGTTGTGTGCCTTTGCGGCGCCGACGGTCAACTCCTACAAGCGTCTGGTGGTTGGCCGTTCATTGTCGGGCTCGACGTGGGCCCCGGCCTTCGTCGCCTGGGGGGCCAATAACCGTTCGGCAATGGTGCGCATTCCTTATGGTCGCCTGGAGTTCCGCCTGCCGGACGCCGGCTGCAACCCGTATCTGGTCACCGCCGCCATTATCGCCGCCGGCCTCGATGGCATCGACCGCCAGCTGGATCCGGGCGAGATGTGCAATGAAAACCTCTACAACCTGAGCCTTGAAGAAATTGCCGCGCGCGGCATCAAGACCTTGCCGCAATCGCTGAAGGAGGCCGTCGACGCGCTCGAAGCCGACCCGTTGTTCCGCGAGGTGCTGGGCGCCGGGATCGTCGACGAGTTCATCAAGCTCAAGCGCATGGAGTGGGTGGAGTACTGCCGCCACGTCTCCGACTGGGAAATCCAGCGTTACACCGAGTTCTTCTGA
- a CDS encoding GltB/FmdC/FwdC-like GXGXG domain-containing protein: protein MKTIDLSSTSVRVLNQSLHGEVQDLEWQVTHPGGKHNLAVGINAAVAVDIEGHAGYYCAGMNQQASVTVHGNVGVGVAENMMSGLVRVKGSASQAAGATAHGGLLVIEGDAGARCGISMKGVDIVVGGSIGHMSCFMGQAGRLVVCGDAGDALGDSLYEVRIYVKGSVQSLGSDCIEKEMRAEHLQELQELLNKAGLDHKAADFKRYGSARQLYNFKVDNASAY, encoded by the coding sequence ATGAAGACGATCGACCTATCCAGCACTTCGGTGCGTGTGCTCAACCAGTCACTGCACGGCGAGGTGCAGGACCTCGAATGGCAAGTGACCCATCCCGGCGGCAAGCACAACCTGGCGGTGGGCATCAACGCCGCCGTGGCGGTGGATATCGAAGGCCATGCCGGCTACTACTGCGCCGGCATGAACCAGCAGGCCAGCGTGACCGTGCACGGCAACGTGGGTGTCGGCGTGGCCGAGAACATGATGTCCGGCCTGGTGAGGGTCAAGGGCAGTGCCTCGCAGGCCGCAGGCGCCACCGCCCATGGCGGGCTGCTGGTGATCGAAGGTGATGCCGGTGCCCGTTGCGGTATTTCCATGAAAGGCGTGGACATTGTGGTCGGCGGCAGCATTGGCCACATGAGCTGCTTCATGGGCCAGGCCGGACGCCTGGTGGTGTGTGGCGATGCCGGCGACGCGCTGGGCGACTCGTTGTATGAGGTGCGCATCTACGTCAAGGGCTCGGTGCAGTCACTGGGCTCGGACTGCATCGAGAAAGAAATGCGCGCCGAACACCTGCAAGAGCTGCAGGAACTGCTGAACAAGGCTGGCCTGGACCATAAGGCCGCCGATTTCAAACGCTACGGCTCGGCCCGCCAGCTGTACAACTTCAAAGTCGACAACGCCAGCGCGTACTGA
- a CDS encoding purine-cytosine permease family protein: MTSAANSAPLIEKHTIGYVPPQDRHGKVRDLFTLWFGGNIAPLPIVTGALGVQLFHLNLIWGIVAILVGHLVGGVLMALHSAQGPQMGIPQMIQSRAQFGTLGALLVVVIAGVMYIGFFASNIVLAGKSLHGVVDAVPVPVGIVIGALGSGIIGIIGYRFIHVLNRIGTWVLGIGIVVGFGYIFSHVQSDDFLTRGGFNLAGWLATVSLAALWQIAFAPYVSDYSRYLPADVKVSSTFWTTYLGSALGSSLSFIFGAVAVLAIPAGMDTMDAVKLATGTLGPIMLVLFLLSVISHNALNLYGAVLSIITLVQTFAYRWIPTAKSRAVLSLIVLSACCVVAVFASADFIGHFVDMVLVLLVVLVPWTAINLIDFYAIHKGDYDIQSIFQVDGGIYGRYNPQALIAYAVGIVVQIPFMNTPLYVGPISEHINGADLSWLVGLAITSPLYWWLASRDSAYRRRQTSAKLAMGH; the protein is encoded by the coding sequence ATGACCAGTGCAGCCAATTCGGCACCCCTGATAGAAAAACACACAATCGGCTACGTGCCCCCGCAAGACCGCCATGGAAAGGTAAGGGATCTGTTCACACTGTGGTTCGGCGGCAACATCGCCCCGCTGCCCATCGTCACCGGCGCGCTGGGCGTGCAGCTGTTCCACCTGAACCTGATATGGGGCATCGTCGCCATCCTGGTCGGTCACCTGGTCGGGGGGGTGCTGATGGCACTGCACTCGGCCCAGGGCCCGCAAATGGGTATCCCGCAGATGATCCAGAGCCGCGCCCAGTTCGGCACGCTCGGCGCGCTGCTGGTGGTGGTAATCGCCGGCGTCATGTACATCGGCTTCTTCGCCTCCAACATCGTGCTCGCCGGCAAATCGCTGCACGGTGTGGTCGATGCCGTACCGGTGCCGGTGGGCATCGTCATCGGTGCCTTGGGTTCAGGCATCATCGGCATCATCGGCTATCGCTTCATCCACGTGCTCAACCGCATTGGCACCTGGGTACTGGGCATCGGTATCGTGGTCGGCTTCGGCTACATCTTCAGCCACGTGCAAAGCGACGACTTCCTCACCCGCGGCGGCTTCAACCTGGCCGGCTGGTTGGCCACCGTGTCGCTGGCGGCGCTGTGGCAGATCGCCTTTGCGCCCTATGTGTCGGACTACTCGCGTTATCTGCCGGCAGATGTGAAAGTCAGCTCGACGTTCTGGACAACGTACCTGGGCTCAGCCCTGGGTTCGAGCCTGTCGTTCATCTTCGGCGCCGTGGCGGTACTGGCGATTCCGGCCGGGATGGACACCATGGATGCGGTCAAGCTGGCCACCGGTACCCTGGGCCCGATCATGCTGGTGCTGTTCCTGCTCAGCGTCATCAGCCACAACGCCCTCAACCTGTATGGCGCTGTACTGTCGATCATCACCCTGGTGCAAACCTTCGCCTATCGCTGGATCCCCACCGCCAAAAGCCGTGCGGTGCTGTCGCTGATCGTGCTGTCGGCCTGCTGCGTGGTGGCGGTGTTCGCCTCGGCAGACTTCATCGGCCACTTCGTCGACATGGTGCTGGTGCTGCTGGTGGTGCTGGTACCGTGGACGGCGATCAACCTGATCGACTTTTATGCCATCCACAAAGGTGACTACGACATCCAGTCGATCTTCCAGGTCGATGGCGGTATCTACGGGCGTTACAACCCACAGGCGTTGATAGCCTATGCGGTAGGTATCGTGGTGCAGATCCCCTTCATGAACACGCCGCTGTATGTCGGGCCGATTTCCGAGCACATCAACGGGGCTGACCTGTCGTGGCTGGTAGGGCTGGCAATTACCTCACCGCTGTACTGGTGGCTGGCCAGCCGTGACAGTGCCTACCGTCGTCGGCAGACAAGTGCCAAGTTGGCCATGGGACACTGA
- a CDS encoding FMN-binding glutamate synthase family protein: MSEQFPPVLRESATFDRLTIQEIQRAAETGIYDIRGGGTKRRVPHFDDLLLLGASVSRYPLEGYREKCGTDVVLGNRFAKKPIHLKIPVTIAGMSFGALSANAKEALGRGATIAGTSTTTGDGGMTPEERGQSQHLVYQYLPSRYGMNPDDLRKADAIEIVLGQGAKPGGGGMLLGMKVTERVAGMRTLPIGVDQRSACRHPDWTGPDDLAIKIAEIREITDWEKPIYVKIGASRPYYDVKLAVKAGADVIVLDGMQGGTAATQEVFIEHVGIPILPAIPQAVQALQEMGMHRKVQLIVSGGIRNGADVAKAMALGADAVAIGTAALIALGDNHPRLDSELKKIGSAAGFYDDWQNGRDPAGITTQDPDLAGRLNPEEAGRRLANYLRVLVLEAQTMARACGKSHLHNLDPEDLVALTVEAAAMARVPLAGTAWVPGQAQY, from the coding sequence ATGAGCGAGCAATTCCCCCCGGTACTGCGTGAGTCGGCCACCTTCGATCGCCTGACCATCCAGGAAATCCAGCGTGCCGCCGAAACCGGCATCTACGACATCCGCGGCGGTGGCACCAAGCGCCGTGTGCCGCACTTCGACGACCTGTTGCTGCTCGGCGCCAGCGTGTCGCGCTATCCCCTGGAAGGCTACCGCGAGAAGTGCGGCACCGACGTGGTGCTGGGCAACCGGTTTGCGAAAAAGCCGATCCACCTGAAAATCCCGGTGACCATCGCCGGCATGAGCTTCGGCGCGTTGTCGGCCAACGCCAAGGAAGCGCTGGGCCGTGGTGCGACCATCGCCGGCACCAGCACCACCACCGGTGACGGCGGCATGACCCCGGAAGAACGTGGCCAGTCGCAGCACCTGGTGTACCAGTACCTGCCTTCGCGCTACGGCATGAACCCCGACGACCTGCGCAAGGCCGACGCCATCGAGATCGTCCTCGGCCAGGGCGCCAAGCCGGGCGGTGGCGGCATGCTGCTGGGCATGAAGGTAACCGAGCGGGTAGCCGGCATGCGCACCTTGCCGATCGGCGTCGACCAGCGCAGTGCCTGCCGCCACCCGGACTGGACCGGCCCGGATGACCTGGCGATCAAGATTGCCGAGATCCGCGAGATCACCGACTGGGAAAAACCCATTTACGTGAAGATCGGTGCCAGCCGCCCTTACTACGACGTCAAGCTGGCGGTAAAGGCTGGTGCAGATGTGATCGTGCTAGACGGCATGCAGGGCGGTACCGCAGCCACTCAGGAAGTGTTCATCGAGCACGTTGGCATCCCGATTCTTCCGGCCATCCCGCAGGCGGTGCAGGCGCTTCAGGAAATGGGCATGCACCGCAAGGTGCAGCTGATCGTCTCTGGCGGTATCCGCAACGGTGCCGACGTAGCCAAGGCCATGGCCCTGGGGGCAGACGCAGTGGCCATCGGCACGGCGGCATTGATTGCACTGGGTGACAACCATCCGCGGCTGGACAGCGAGCTGAAGAAGATTGGCTCGGCTGCGGGCTTCTATGACGACTGGCAGAACGGTCGCGATCCGGCTGGCATCACCACCCAGGACCCAGACCTGGCCGGGCGCCTGAACCCGGAAGAAGCGGGTCGCCGGCTGGCGAACTATCTGCGGGTGCTGGTGCTGGAGGCGCAGACCATGGCGCGGGCGTGTGGCAAGTCGCACCTGCACAACCTTGACCCGGAGGACCTGGTGGCGTTGACCGTGGAAGCGGCCGCGATGGCGCGGGTGCCCTTGGCGGGGACGGCCTGGGTGCCGGGGCAGGCGCAGTACTGA
- a CDS encoding helix-turn-helix domain-containing protein, translating into MSTETEPRLRLEQYLGLQIKRQRQAQSLKLADVARIAGISQGMLSKIENAQVSTSLDTLSRLCDVLGMPMAKLFSQYDQPDGNALLVKAGEGLEVVRRGTEKGHTYHLLNHARGPKKNFEAYRVSMDDASEEFPTFAHPGTEFLHLLEGELVYRHGNQLYHMHAGDSLTFDGETPHGPEKLVQVPIRLLSIMNYGDE; encoded by the coding sequence ATGTCGACCGAAACCGAACCGCGCCTTCGTCTGGAGCAGTACCTGGGCCTGCAGATCAAGCGCCAGCGCCAGGCCCAGTCCCTCAAGCTCGCCGATGTGGCGCGCATTGCCGGCATTAGCCAGGGCATGCTGAGCAAGATCGAAAACGCCCAGGTGTCCACCAGCCTCGACACCCTCAGCCGCCTGTGCGACGTACTGGGCATGCCGATGGCCAAGCTGTTCAGCCAATATGACCAGCCCGACGGCAATGCTCTGCTGGTAAAGGCTGGCGAAGGTCTGGAAGTGGTGCGCCGCGGCACCGAGAAGGGCCACACCTACCACTTGCTCAATCACGCCAGGGGGCCGAAGAAAAACTTCGAGGCCTATAGGGTGAGCATGGATGACGCCAGCGAAGAGTTCCCCACCTTCGCCCACCCCGGCACCGAGTTCCTCCACTTGCTGGAGGGCGAGCTGGTGTACCGCCATGGCAACCAGCTCTATCACATGCACGCCGGCGACAGCCTCACATTCGACGGCGAAACCCCGCACGGCCCGGAGAAACTGGTGCAGGTGCCCATACGCCTGCTCTCGATCATGAACTACGGCGACGAGTGA
- a CDS encoding Lrp/AsnC family transcriptional regulator, whose translation MDRTDRKMLAELQKDGRLSVTELADRVGLSLSPCHRRLKALEESGAILGYHARLAPSALGLNFAALVFVTLREVTRQPVADFEAALSEIPQIVEAQRLFGDPDYLLHVVAKDLPAFQKLYDEHLTSIPNVKRLSSTLVMKEVIQDRLLPM comes from the coding sequence ATGGACAGAACTGATAGAAAAATGCTTGCCGAGCTGCAAAAAGACGGTCGGCTATCGGTAACCGAACTGGCCGACCGCGTAGGGCTCAGCCTGTCGCCCTGCCATCGGCGCTTGAAGGCACTGGAAGAATCCGGGGCGATTCTGGGCTATCACGCCCGCCTGGCGCCGAGCGCCCTGGGGCTGAATTTTGCCGCGTTGGTGTTCGTGACCCTGCGCGAGGTGACCCGGCAGCCGGTGGCGGATTTTGAAGCGGCACTTTCGGAGATTCCGCAGATTGTCGAAGCACAGCGGTTATTCGGCGACCCGGATTACCTGCTGCATGTGGTGGCCAAGGACCTGCCGGCGTTTCAGAAGCTGTATGACGAGCACCTGACCAGCATTCCCAATGTGAAACGCCTGAGCTCAACCCTGGTGATGAAGGAAGTGATCCAGGACCGGTTGTTGCCGATGTAG
- a CDS encoding LysR substrate-binding domain-containing protein: MTPEQLITFATVAEHGNISHAAQALHLSQPAVSGQLKLLQEAFGEPLYQRAGRGVRLTAAGEQLLAHAERLRETFRQAQALRDAMRGLERGTLRIGASTTPASYLLPYLIADFHASHPDVLVTTSHGNTAEIVAALGSVDIALIEGPPGQELPLGTQVTAWREDEIVAIVPSGHPLAGSGPQTLGALGTYPLVLRESGSGVRQVVERAFAREGVAMRVALEIAGVEGVKEAVRAGMGVGFVSAMSIRHEDGALHRLQVAPEPLVRRFSILMPHAATPSRAAARFLELCVGLQAVG, translated from the coding sequence ATGACCCCAGAACAACTGATAACGTTTGCCACCGTTGCCGAGCACGGCAACATCAGCCATGCGGCCCAGGCGCTTCATTTGTCGCAACCGGCGGTGTCCGGCCAGCTCAAGCTGTTGCAGGAGGCTTTTGGCGAGCCGCTGTATCAGCGCGCCGGGCGGGGGGTGCGGTTGACGGCAGCCGGCGAACAGCTGTTGGCCCATGCCGAGCGCCTGCGCGAAACCTTCCGCCAGGCCCAGGCACTGCGCGACGCCATGCGTGGCCTGGAGCGCGGTACCTTGCGCATCGGTGCCAGTACCACGCCTGCCAGTTACCTGCTGCCGTACCTGATCGCCGATTTCCATGCCAGTCACCCGGACGTGCTGGTGACTACATCACACGGCAACACGGCGGAGATCGTCGCTGCGCTGGGCAGTGTCGACATCGCCCTGATCGAAGGGCCGCCTGGGCAAGAGCTGCCGTTGGGCACGCAAGTGACAGCCTGGCGTGAGGACGAGATCGTTGCCATCGTGCCCAGCGGTCATCCGCTGGCTGGCAGTGGTCCGCAGACCTTGGGGGCGCTGGGCACTTACCCGTTGGTATTGCGCGAGAGCGGCTCGGGTGTGCGGCAGGTCGTCGAGCGCGCGTTTGCCCGTGAGGGTGTGGCGATGCGCGTAGCGCTGGAGATTGCCGGGGTGGAAGGGGTGAAGGAGGCGGTGCGTGCGGGGATGGGGGTTGGCTTTGTGTCGGCAATGTCGATCCGCCATGAGGATGGGGCCCTGCACCGACTGCAAGTTGCCCCTGAGCCGTTGGTCAGGCGGTTTTCCATATTGATGCCACATGCGGCAACGCCCTCAAGGGCGGCAGCGCGGTTTCTCGAGTTGTGTGTCGGCTTGCAGGCGGTGGGGTAA
- a CDS encoding response regulator, translating to MARSVLVVEDDALIRMLACEALESLDLDVRSCGCVDEAITVLETTARLDLVLTDIQMPGQLDGVDLAHLVIDRWPGTAVIVMSAGQRDAGSRLPGSATFLSKPWTVGQLLTAIEQTLSFKANDLMRGDYRVDKIAQLDVDMAILGQVADELERQISPSPVTRPLVIAWLTEWARQPGTVPDLGRNLPNLPQSLKAAYLSWTHQCEG from the coding sequence ATGGCTCGCAGTGTATTGGTAGTAGAGGATGACGCGTTGATTCGAATGCTCGCCTGCGAAGCGCTGGAATCGCTCGACCTCGACGTGCGCAGCTGCGGCTGCGTCGATGAGGCGATAACGGTGCTGGAAACCACGGCCCGCCTGGATCTCGTGTTGACCGATATCCAGATGCCAGGCCAGCTCGATGGAGTGGACCTCGCGCACCTGGTCATTGACCGATGGCCGGGCACCGCCGTGATCGTGATGTCGGCCGGCCAACGTGATGCCGGCTCCCGCTTACCCGGGTCTGCTACGTTCCTCTCAAAACCTTGGACGGTTGGCCAGTTGCTGACTGCTATCGAGCAAACGCTATCTTTCAAAGCAAACGACTTGATGAGGGGTGACTACAGGGTGGACAAAATTGCCCAACTGGATGTGGACATGGCGATACTCGGCCAGGTCGCAGACGAGCTTGAACGCCAAATATCGCCCAGCCCCGTAACCAGGCCTTTGGTGATCGCATGGCTAACGGAGTGGGCGCGGCAGCCAGGCACCGTGCCGGATTTAGGACGCAACCTGCCCAACCTTCCGCAATCACTCAAGGCAGCCTACCTCAGCTGGACCCATCAATGTGAGGGATGA